Proteins from a single region of Juglans microcarpa x Juglans regia isolate MS1-56 chromosome 5S, Jm3101_v1.0, whole genome shotgun sequence:
- the LOC121267203 gene encoding uncharacterized protein LOC121267203, whose product MTLKARMEILDRIGLVTYRVALPPALSGVHDVFHVSMMRKYIPDVTLVIDYVPLQIQENLTYTEELVGIVERKDQVLWNHTIPLVKVVWNNHAISEASWELEDEMRVKYPQLFDGDLYGL is encoded by the coding sequence atgacGCTAAAGGCTAGGATGGAGATTCTTGATCGGATTGGCCTGGTGACTTACAGGGTAGCCCTACCACCAGCACTCTCAGGGGTACATGATGTATTTCATGTATCTATGATGAGGAAATATATACCCGACGTCACCCTCGTTATCGACTATGTGCCTCTTCAAATTCAGGAAAATCTAACTTATACAGAAGAGCTAGTGGGGATTGTAGAAAGAAAAGACCAAGTGCTATGGAATCATACTATTCCATTAGTTAAAGTGGtatggaataatcatgctatcagtGAAGCCTCTTGGGAATTAGAAGATGAAATGCGAGTCAAGTACCCACAATTGTTTGATGGAGACCTTTATGGCTTATGA